The following are encoded together in the uncultured Draconibacterium sp. genome:
- the istA gene encoding IS21 family transposase — protein MSKVRKVIQLHHQGKAKQFISRYLGLSRNTVKKYIALYKVLNLTIDDIDKKSDAELEKIFSRDTEDVLSPKLKKVYNFFPYMERELKKTGVTKQLMWEEYYEKHPDGLKLSQFKAHYLRWSKKVNPVMHMEHKAGDKMFIDYAGKTLKIINKETGEIEEVQFFVAILGASQYTYAEASPSQQKEDFIASVENALHFYGGVPAAIVPDNLKSAVTKSSRFEPTINETFMDFAQHYGTTVLPARAYRPRDKSLAEGAVKILYQRIYPALRGKDFYSLEELNCAIWDELDKHNNKKLTGRPTSRYQLFVEDEKGKLTALPVEKYEIKEIAIATVAMNGHVLLSKDKHYYSVPCQYLKKKVKLVFTSKTVEIYHKYNRIALHKRDGRKYFYTTNKDHLATTHQFVTDWTPQRFINWAASIDESVKEFIINVLERKQHPDGYATKPCTIS, from the coding sequence ATGAGTAAAGTAAGAAAAGTCATTCAGTTGCACCATCAGGGAAAAGCAAAACAATTTATCAGTAGGTACCTGGGCCTCTCACGTAACACCGTTAAGAAGTATATCGCTCTATACAAGGTATTAAACCTTACAATTGATGATATTGATAAAAAGAGTGATGCCGAGCTGGAAAAGATCTTTAGCAGGGATACCGAAGATGTTCTTTCCCCCAAGCTAAAAAAGGTTTATAACTTCTTTCCCTACATGGAGCGCGAACTAAAAAAGACCGGCGTTACCAAACAGCTGATGTGGGAAGAATATTATGAAAAACATCCCGATGGACTAAAACTAAGCCAGTTTAAAGCCCACTACCTGCGTTGGAGTAAAAAGGTTAACCCGGTAATGCATATGGAGCATAAAGCAGGCGATAAGATGTTTATTGACTACGCTGGCAAAACCCTTAAAATTATCAATAAAGAAACAGGCGAGATTGAAGAGGTACAGTTTTTTGTTGCCATACTGGGGGCCAGTCAATACACCTATGCAGAAGCCTCACCGAGCCAACAAAAAGAAGACTTTATTGCTTCGGTTGAAAATGCACTGCATTTTTATGGAGGAGTTCCTGCAGCTATTGTCCCCGATAATTTAAAGTCTGCAGTAACCAAAAGCAGCCGGTTTGAACCTACCATTAACGAAACATTTATGGACTTTGCCCAACATTACGGCACAACCGTCCTTCCGGCTCGGGCTTACCGTCCCCGGGACAAGTCTCTGGCAGAAGGGGCAGTTAAGATACTGTACCAAAGAATATATCCGGCCTTGCGCGGCAAAGACTTTTACAGTTTAGAAGAGCTTAATTGTGCAATTTGGGATGAACTGGACAAGCATAACAACAAAAAGTTAACCGGCAGGCCAACGTCCCGTTATCAATTATTCGTCGAAGACGAAAAAGGCAAGCTTACCGCATTGCCTGTAGAAAAATACGAGATTAAAGAAATAGCAATAGCCACCGTAGCCATGAACGGGCATGTGTTGCTAAGCAAAGACAAGCATTATTACAGCGTTCCGTGTCAGTATTTAAAGAAGAAGGTTAAGCTGGTGTTTACATCAAAAACCGTTGAAATATACCATAAATACAACCGCATAGCTTTGCACAAAAGAGATGGACGTAAATACTTCTACACCACAAACAAAGACCACCTGGCAACAACACACCAGTTTGTTACCGACTGGACACCGCAGCGTTTTATCAACTGGGCAGCTTCAATTGACGAGAGTGTAAAAGAATTTATAATCAATGTGCTGGAAAGAAAACAACACCCTGATGGATATGCAACAAAACCCTGTACGATTAGTTAA
- a CDS encoding IS256 family transposase, whose protein sequence is MESEEFKAMRDKALEQLRNGQSLTGKDGVFAPLLKEFIESALDAEMSSHLDDFERISGNKRNGKKSKTLKTDSGEIEITTPQDRNSSFEPQLVKKRETVLADNLAPKIIGLYGLGMSFRDISNHIKEMYDVDISHSTLSEITERVIPQVKAWQSRPLESLYTIVWLDAMHYKVRDEGRVVSRAVYNVLAVNKEGRKELIGMYISESEGANFWLSVLTDLKSRGVEDILIASIDNLSGFSEAIASIFPKVEIQLCIVHQVRNSIKYVASKDQKVFMKDLKKVYQAVNKSQAETELINLEERWGNKYPVVIKSWNTNWDKLSAYFQYDEQIRRLIYTTNPVEGFHRQVRKVTKTKGAFPNDMALLKLIYLATENISKKWTQPLQNWGLTAQQLKIKFGDRMKLDL, encoded by the coding sequence ATGGAAAGTGAAGAATTTAAAGCAATGCGTGACAAAGCCCTTGAGCAGTTACGCAATGGACAATCCCTAACAGGAAAAGATGGTGTTTTTGCTCCCTTACTGAAAGAGTTTATTGAAAGTGCTCTTGATGCGGAGATGAGTTCCCATTTGGATGATTTTGAGCGAATATCAGGCAACAAACGTAATGGGAAGAAAAGTAAAACCCTGAAAACTGATTCGGGAGAAATTGAGATTACTACACCTCAAGACCGCAATAGCAGTTTTGAGCCACAACTTGTAAAAAAGCGAGAAACAGTACTGGCAGATAATCTTGCCCCTAAAATCATTGGATTATATGGTCTTGGGATGAGTTTTCGGGACATCTCGAATCACATCAAAGAGATGTACGATGTAGATATCTCGCATTCCACATTAAGCGAGATAACAGAGAGAGTTATTCCACAGGTTAAAGCGTGGCAAAGTCGCCCACTTGAATCGCTGTACACGATTGTCTGGCTTGATGCGATGCACTACAAGGTCAGAGATGAAGGCAGGGTGGTAAGCCGAGCTGTTTACAACGTATTAGCCGTTAACAAAGAAGGTCGAAAAGAACTAATCGGGATGTATATCTCAGAAAGTGAAGGGGCTAACTTCTGGCTTAGTGTACTGACTGACTTAAAATCCCGTGGAGTAGAAGATATTTTAATTGCCAGCATTGATAATCTGTCAGGATTTTCAGAAGCCATAGCAAGTATTTTTCCAAAGGTAGAAATCCAGTTATGCATCGTTCATCAGGTGCGGAACTCGATAAAGTACGTGGCATCGAAAGACCAAAAGGTTTTTATGAAAGACCTGAAAAAGGTATATCAAGCGGTCAATAAGAGCCAGGCAGAAACTGAACTTATCAACCTGGAAGAAAGATGGGGGAACAAATATCCTGTAGTCATCAAATCGTGGAATACCAACTGGGATAAATTATCGGCTTATTTTCAGTATGATGAGCAAATCCGTAGGCTCATTTACACGACCAATCCCGTAGAAGGTTTTCACCGTCAGGTACGAAAAGTTACCAAAACAAAAGGTGCTTTCCCAAACGATATGGCTTTGCTGAAATTGATTTATCTGGCAACCGAGAACATCTCTAAAAAATGGACACAGCCACTCCAGAACTGGGGACTTACAGCACAGCAACTGAAAATAAAATTTGGAGACAGGATGAAACTTGACCTCTGA
- a CDS encoding IS982 family transposase, translating to MNSKITEIFYLIDEFCKEFEKVKEGHVLVEESSKKRRNRKFVMSDSEVITIMVLFHLKNYRCLKHFYVHYVQKHMQSDFPKTVSYNRFVELQQKSLMPMAVFLQLCCLGKCTGVSFIDSTPIRVCHIRREFQHKTFKGLATKGQCSMGWFFGFKLHIVINDKGEILDFLFTQANVDDREPLKNKNFHDKIFGKLIGDKGYISKTLFDELFIDGIHLITKIRKNMKNSLMLTQDKILLRKRALIETVNDELKNMCQIEHTRHRSFGNFLTNLLAGLIAYSHFPKKPTLNLDEIIENNQICNLH from the coding sequence ATGAACTCTAAAATTACCGAAATTTTCTATTTAATTGACGAATTTTGCAAAGAATTTGAGAAGGTTAAGGAGGGACATGTCCTGGTTGAAGAATCTTCTAAAAAGCGAAGAAACCGTAAATTCGTTATGTCCGACAGCGAAGTGATTACCATTATGGTGTTGTTTCACCTAAAGAATTACAGGTGTTTGAAGCATTTTTATGTGCATTATGTGCAAAAACACATGCAATCCGACTTCCCAAAAACGGTATCATACAACCGTTTTGTCGAGCTTCAGCAGAAATCATTGATGCCCATGGCAGTATTCCTGCAACTATGTTGCCTTGGCAAATGTACTGGTGTTTCGTTTATAGATTCCACCCCCATTAGAGTGTGCCATATCAGACGAGAGTTTCAACACAAAACTTTTAAAGGACTGGCTACTAAAGGGCAATGTTCGATGGGATGGTTTTTTGGGTTCAAACTCCACATCGTCATCAACGACAAAGGAGAAATCCTCGACTTCCTTTTCACCCAAGCCAATGTTGATGACAGGGAGCCGTTGAAAAACAAAAATTTCCATGACAAAATATTCGGGAAACTTATTGGTGATAAAGGTTATATCTCAAAAACATTGTTCGACGAACTTTTTATCGACGGTATTCACCTGATTACCAAAATCCGCAAAAACATGAAAAACTCGTTGATGCTGACACAAGATAAAATATTGTTGCGAAAAAGGGCTTTGATTGAGACAGTTAACGACGAATTAAAAAATATGTGCCAGATAGAACACACAAGACACCGAAGCTTTGGGAACTTTCTTACAAACTTGCTAGCAGGTCTGATTGCTTATTCGCACTTTCCTAAAAAGCCTACTTTAAATCTCGATGAAATTATTGAAAATAACCAAATTTGCAACTTGCATTAA
- a CDS encoding type II toxin-antitoxin system PemK/MazF family toxin, whose product MSIKQYEIWIADLNPQIGTEPGKTRPVLTIQTNLLNQIPHPSTIVCPLTTNVKKDSEILRVHIKKGEANLHQNCDVMIDQIRAIDNKRLVKKVGNLPQNLIERVKENLMIIIDLE is encoded by the coding sequence ATGTCGATTAAACAATACGAAATCTGGATTGCAGATTTAAATCCGCAAATAGGGACAGAACCTGGCAAAACTAGACCAGTTCTTACAATCCAAACAAATCTATTAAATCAAATTCCGCATCCATCAACAATTGTTTGCCCTTTGACAACAAATGTCAAAAAAGACTCGGAAATCTTGAGAGTCCATATAAAAAAAGGAGAAGCAAATTTACATCAAAATTGCGATGTAATGATTGACCAAATTAGGGCAATTGATAATAAACGACTTGTTAAGAAAGTTGGGAATTTACCTCAAAACCTAATTGAAAGGGTGAAAGAAAATTTAATGATTATAATTGATTTGGAATAA
- a CDS encoding transposase → METIIKTHGQELLSNLLSIPGLGRKTAILLIVCTNGFKTFENSRQFSAFFGLSPVIRASGSSVRGKTRISKRGNPMVRNHLFMCSFTAYSKNHQCKALYERIVNKGKSKKLALIAVTNKLLAQSLAIAKSGVRYDPDFKSVNPSNNFSF, encoded by the coding sequence TTGGAAACCATCATAAAAACGCATGGACAGGAATTACTCTCGAATTTGCTTTCCATACCAGGGCTTGGGCGTAAAACTGCCATTTTGCTCATTGTATGTACCAATGGTTTCAAAACCTTTGAAAACTCGCGACAGTTTTCGGCATTTTTTGGTTTATCACCAGTGATAAGGGCTTCAGGTTCGAGTGTCAGGGGCAAAACGCGAATCTCGAAAAGGGGAAATCCCATGGTAAGAAACCATTTGTTTATGTGTAGTTTTACTGCCTACAGTAAAAACCACCAATGCAAAGCACTTTACGAAAGGATAGTTAACAAAGGGAAATCAAAGAAATTAGCATTAATTGCAGTTACCAATAAATTGCTTGCTCAGTCATTGGCAATTGCTAAAAGTGGTGTGAGGTACGATCCCGATTTCAAATCGGTAAACCCATCCAATAATTTTTCTTTTTGA
- a CDS encoding transposase, with product MHKSKEFIGMDISKKVFDVWSEKWGYKQFKNTSEGFSAFLLLLTSQSWCVMEFTGSYYHQLALFLHDNDVAVSVVNPLVIKRFIQMKLQHNKTDKSDARMIVRYAKEQPLSLWKPQPQYIRDCKDLHTVISLYHKQRTALKNKLHSFVDQGLKGKVVTS from the coding sequence ATGCATAAAAGTAAAGAATTTATTGGTATGGATATTTCCAAAAAAGTATTTGATGTTTGGAGCGAAAAGTGGGGGTACAAACAGTTTAAAAACACATCTGAAGGATTTTCAGCGTTTTTACTTTTACTCACCTCACAAAGTTGGTGTGTGATGGAATTCACCGGGAGCTATTATCATCAGCTGGCCTTGTTCTTACATGATAATGATGTAGCAGTTTCAGTAGTAAACCCCTTGGTGATTAAGCGTTTTATCCAGATGAAGTTACAGCACAACAAAACGGATAAAAGTGATGCAAGAATGATTGTGCGCTATGCAAAAGAACAGCCTTTGAGTTTGTGGAAACCCCAGCCACAATACATTAGGGATTGCAAGGATCTGCACACGGTTATCAGCCTTTATCACAAACAAAGGACGGCTCTGAAAAACAAACTGCACAGCTTTGTAGATCAGGGATTAAAGGGCAAGGTAGTAACATCGTAA
- a CDS encoding DUF6340 family protein, protein MKYKAYLLIVSLVVILLSSQSCYTLYNYKVIDVEILEPAKVKLPGDYLNVAVRYNNVNVPWNPKFATYSINNEEQVDSINLDSLASLEYFNQFVLSLKQEQFYDSVYTLKAENYAHTGVIDNIRRNQLTLPADSIKDLESEKFASLVSSVVLSEMLDKVEPQPQAIQQTKTLKPEYGLYSNEELAKISDTCHADLLLSLDVFYTKNISEYNKRENKAFSTVFVNYYWSAYDLKRQKLSFHIVKTDTISWSAGEFNEHFAYEDVPQRKDAVLNAANIAGTQTVEYIIPHWKNVERMYYQLENAELKQTKALIINGKWLEAAEIWKANIDNPNQKIAAISMFNMAIACEMNDELDAALDWVVQSYHILGEKDKSHAAICKGYIDLLAQRKQDRKLIVQQFTFDSSNL, encoded by the coding sequence ATGAAATACAAAGCTTATCTCCTGATCGTTTCGTTGGTGGTAATTCTACTTTCAAGTCAATCGTGTTATACGCTTTACAATTATAAAGTTATTGACGTAGAAATATTAGAGCCCGCCAAAGTAAAACTACCCGGTGATTACCTGAATGTAGCAGTGCGTTATAACAACGTAAATGTGCCCTGGAATCCAAAATTTGCAACTTATTCAATAAATAATGAAGAACAGGTGGACTCCATTAATCTTGACAGCCTTGCTTCGCTCGAATACTTCAATCAATTTGTATTGTCGTTAAAACAGGAACAATTTTACGACAGCGTTTATACTTTAAAAGCGGAGAATTACGCTCATACCGGTGTTATTGATAATATTCGGCGCAATCAATTAACGCTTCCTGCTGATTCAATAAAAGATTTAGAATCTGAAAAGTTCGCCAGCCTGGTCAGCTCAGTGGTTTTATCCGAAATGCTTGATAAAGTTGAACCTCAGCCCCAGGCTATTCAGCAAACAAAAACACTGAAACCTGAATACGGCTTATACAGTAATGAAGAACTTGCCAAAATCAGTGATACCTGCCATGCTGATTTATTATTGTCGCTGGATGTATTCTATACCAAAAATATCTCGGAATACAACAAACGCGAAAATAAGGCATTTTCAACAGTATTTGTAAATTATTACTGGTCGGCATACGATCTCAAAAGGCAAAAATTGTCTTTTCACATTGTTAAAACCGATACCATTTCGTGGAGTGCCGGTGAGTTTAATGAGCATTTCGCATATGAAGATGTTCCCCAAAGAAAAGATGCCGTTCTAAATGCAGCCAATATTGCAGGAACTCAAACAGTAGAATACATTATACCCCATTGGAAAAATGTTGAACGAATGTATTACCAGTTGGAAAATGCGGAGTTAAAACAAACCAAGGCACTTATAATAAACGGGAAATGGTTGGAGGCTGCAGAAATATGGAAAGCAAATATTGATAATCCGAACCAAAAGATTGCTGCAATATCGATGTTCAATATGGCAATTGCCTGCGAAATGAATGACGAACTGGACGCAGCTCTGGATTGGGTGGTACAATCGTATCATATTTTGGGCGAGAAAGACAAAAGTCACGCAGCCATTTGTAAAGGATACATTGATTTACTGGCACAGCGCAAACAGGACCGTAAACTTATTGTACAACAATTCACCTTCGACAGTAGTAATTTATAA
- a CDS encoding NAD(P)H-binding protein, with product MTTLVVGANGATGKQLVEQLAIREQKVKVLVRPTSKLPDWWSNNGHITLIRASISETSEAEMIEHLKDCKAVASCLGHNITLKGIFGKPRKLVTNSVQLICTAIQKNTSEHPIKFVLMNTTGNRNKDVEEPVSMGEKIVMRLIRLLVPPQSDNEKAADFLRTNIGQKNKLIEWVAVRPDALIDEAHVSEYILFASPIRSAVFNPGKTSRINVGHFMSELITKDELWYKWKGQMPVIYNKEA from the coding sequence ATGACAACACTAGTAGTAGGCGCAAATGGTGCTACCGGAAAACAGTTGGTAGAACAACTCGCAATACGGGAGCAAAAAGTTAAAGTTTTAGTACGTCCAACAAGTAAACTGCCCGACTGGTGGAGTAACAATGGCCATATTACTCTAATTAGAGCCAGCATATCGGAAACAAGTGAAGCTGAAATGATTGAACATTTGAAAGATTGTAAAGCAGTTGCATCTTGCCTGGGGCACAATATTACCTTAAAAGGAATTTTTGGGAAGCCGAGAAAATTAGTGACAAATTCGGTGCAACTCATTTGTACGGCCATTCAGAAAAATACATCTGAACACCCCATAAAATTTGTTTTGATGAACACCACCGGAAACAGAAACAAAGATGTGGAAGAACCTGTTTCGATGGGTGAAAAAATTGTAATGAGATTGATTCGTTTACTGGTACCACCACAATCAGACAATGAAAAAGCAGCCGACTTTTTAAGAACGAACATTGGGCAAAAAAACAAATTAATTGAATGGGTAGCCGTGAGACCCGATGCTTTAATCGACGAAGCGCACGTTAGCGAATACATACTATTTGCGTCGCCAATTCGGAGTGCCGTTTTTAATCCCGGAAAAACCAGCCGGATTAATGTTGGGCACTTTATGTCGGAGCTTATTACAAAAGACGAGTTGTGGTATAAATGGAAAGGACAGATGCCTGTTATTTATAACAAAGAAGCTTAG
- the rsgA gene encoding ribosome small subunit-dependent GTPase A → MTLEDLGYTAELETYRKENKLEHFGIGRVTLEHKERFAVKTVDNDFDAEIIGNLRFSAQKRSDFPAVGDWVAISEYDENKVLIHAVFPRKTIIERQAVGKQGEKQIIATNIDFAFIVQAVDHDFNLNRLERYLTICNAAKVSPLIILNKIDLIDKNEVEKLVSLTRARVKQTPVIAISNASKSGIETIEQYIKKGQTYCLLGSSGVGKSTLLNNLAGAEVMKTNTISESTNKGRHSTTHRELLVLENGGILIDNPGMREVGIADSAGGLELTFETLLELAKDCRFKDCTHTNETGCSVLNALNNGEIDENVYENYMKMEREKEHFESTVAEKRQKEKQFGKMIKHFKNNRKSNKY, encoded by the coding sequence ATGACACTGGAAGATTTAGGTTATACCGCAGAATTGGAAACCTACCGAAAAGAAAACAAACTGGAACATTTTGGCATTGGCCGTGTAACGCTGGAACACAAAGAACGCTTTGCAGTTAAAACTGTTGACAACGATTTTGATGCTGAAATTATTGGCAACTTACGTTTTTCGGCGCAAAAACGATCCGACTTCCCTGCCGTTGGCGATTGGGTGGCCATTTCGGAATACGATGAAAACAAAGTGCTGATTCACGCAGTTTTTCCCCGCAAAACAATTATCGAACGCCAGGCCGTTGGCAAACAGGGCGAAAAACAAATTATTGCCACCAATATCGACTTTGCATTTATTGTGCAGGCGGTTGACCACGACTTTAACCTGAACCGTTTGGAACGCTACCTTACCATTTGTAATGCAGCAAAGGTTTCGCCGCTAATCATTCTCAATAAAATTGATTTAATTGATAAAAACGAAGTGGAAAAACTGGTTTCGCTTACCCGGGCACGCGTAAAACAAACGCCGGTTATCGCCATTAGCAATGCTTCTAAATCGGGAATTGAGACCATTGAGCAGTACATAAAAAAGGGACAAACCTATTGTTTGCTGGGCTCGTCAGGAGTTGGTAAATCCACTCTGCTAAATAACCTGGCCGGTGCGGAAGTAATGAAAACAAACACCATTAGCGAAAGTACAAACAAAGGCCGCCACAGTACTACCCACCGCGAATTGCTTGTTCTTGAGAATGGAGGTATTCTGATCGATAATCCCGGCATGCGCGAAGTGGGCATTGCCGACTCTGCAGGTGGTTTGGAACTTACTTTTGAAACTTTGCTTGAACTGGCGAAAGACTGCCGGTTTAAAGATTGTACCCACACAAATGAAACAGGCTGCTCGGTTTTAAATGCGCTTAACAATGGCGAAATAGACGAAAATGTGTATGAAAATTACATGAAAATGGAAAGGGAAAAAGAGCATTTTGAATCAACCGTTGCCGAAAAGCGCCAAAAAGAAAAGCAGTTTGGAAAAATGATAAAACATTTTAAAAATAACCGCAAATCAAACAAGTATTAA
- a CDS encoding altronate dehydratase family protein: protein MADFIKINPLDNVVIALKNFSEGETIAVDGQELKVVNDVPKGHKIALVSIAENEDIIKYGAPIGHATQIISAGEHIHVQNIKTNLSGTVNYSFDQKLNEITHGKRDLTFEGYKRGNGKVGIRNELWIVPTVGCVNGQAQQIVDLFKSEVGTENVDAIEVFKHSYGCSQLGDDHTNTQKALADVINHPNAGGVFVLGLGCENNQIDHLKKFIGDYDESRVRFLAAQDVEDEIEAGLEIMKEIYEVMRKDKREAVPLSELNIGLKCGGSDGFSGITANPLVGVFSDFLVAQGGTTILTEVPEMFGAETLLMERAINKDVFDKTVSLINDFKDYYLQHNLPVYENPSPGNKKGGISTLEDKSLGCTQKGGVATVVDVLRYAEPIRKKGLNLLSAPGNDLVAASALGFSGCQMVLFTTGRGTPFGSFVPTMKISTNSDLFNKKKNWIDFNAGTLLEGKTMEDLLEEFVQFIIEVASGKQLNHEKSGFKEIAIFKTGVTL, encoded by the coding sequence ATGGCAGACTTTATTAAAATAAATCCACTCGACAACGTTGTAATCGCGTTAAAAAACTTCTCGGAGGGTGAGACAATTGCGGTTGACGGACAAGAGCTGAAAGTTGTAAACGATGTTCCCAAAGGGCATAAAATAGCTTTGGTTTCGATTGCCGAAAACGAGGATATTATAAAATATGGCGCTCCAATCGGGCATGCAACACAAATCATTTCGGCAGGCGAGCACATTCATGTTCAGAACATAAAAACCAACTTGTCGGGCACTGTTAATTATTCGTTCGACCAAAAACTGAACGAAATTACCCACGGAAAACGCGACCTTACTTTTGAAGGATACAAGCGCGGAAACGGCAAAGTTGGTATTCGTAACGAGCTGTGGATTGTTCCTACGGTTGGTTGTGTAAACGGACAGGCGCAGCAAATTGTAGATTTATTTAAGTCGGAAGTGGGTACTGAAAATGTGGATGCCATCGAAGTTTTTAAACACAGTTATGGTTGCTCGCAACTGGGCGACGATCATACAAATACGCAAAAAGCACTGGCCGATGTAATTAATCATCCAAATGCAGGAGGGGTGTTTGTTTTGGGTTTAGGTTGCGAAAACAACCAGATTGACCATCTTAAAAAGTTTATTGGTGATTACGATGAAAGTCGTGTGCGTTTTTTGGCAGCACAGGATGTTGAGGATGAAATTGAAGCAGGACTCGAAATCATGAAAGAGATTTACGAAGTTATGCGAAAAGATAAACGCGAAGCGGTTCCTCTTTCTGAACTCAATATTGGTTTAAAATGCGGAGGATCCGATGGGTTTTCAGGAATTACGGCAAATCCGCTGGTTGGTGTATTTTCCGACTTTTTAGTTGCCCAGGGCGGAACAACAATTTTAACTGAAGTACCCGAAATGTTTGGCGCCGAAACCTTGTTGATGGAACGAGCCATTAACAAAGATGTTTTTGACAAAACGGTAAGTCTGATCAACGATTTTAAGGACTACTATTTGCAACATAATCTTCCGGTTTACGAAAATCCTTCACCCGGAAACAAAAAGGGTGGAATTTCAACTCTTGAAGATAAATCGCTGGGATGTACCCAAAAAGGGGGAGTGGCTACTGTGGTTGATGTATTGCGTTACGCCGAGCCAATCCGGAAAAAAGGATTAAACCTGCTTTCTGCTCCCGGAAACGATTTGGTAGCAGCTTCGGCACTGGGTTTTAGCGGCTGTCAGATGGTACTGTTTACTACGGGTAGAGGTACTCCGTTTGGTAGTTTTGTACCAACAATGAAAATTTCAACCAATTCTGATTTATTCAATAAAAAGAAAAACTGGATTGATTTTAATGCCGGAACTTTATTGGAAGGCAAAACGATGGAAGATTTATTGGAAGAGTTTGTACAGTTTATTATTGAAGTGGCCAGCGGCAAACAATTAAATCACGAAAAAAGTGGTTTTAAGGAAATTGCGATTTTTAAAACAGGGGTGACTTTATAA
- a CDS encoding tagaturonate reductase: MMKLNRTNAKETESYPTKILQFGEGNFLRAFTDWIVNVMNKEIGFNAGIDVVQPLPNGMVDMLNDQDGLYHVYLKGIKEGKPITEFSLIDCINKGINPYSEYESYKESILNPDLRFVISNTTEAGISWDESDTLDMEPQNSFPGKVAALLYNRYKAFDGDMSKGLIFFACELIDRNGDILKKYVLQHAENWKLENEFITWVNEACAFCSTLVDRIVPGFPRDEIKEIQQELGYEDNLVVVGEYFHLWVIEAPKWVKEEFPAEKAGLEVKFVKDMKRFREQKVAVLNGTHTGSYAVSFLYGIDNVREAYESVEVGSFMKGMVYEEVLPTLEGSEKELTSFANKILERFSNPFIRHLWQSIALNAMSKWETRDLPSLLNFIEKHGMLPQKLVFSMAAMIAYFRGESDGVKYSVQDDQWIKDFYKEAWAECDGRPISIYNLCEKVLGLEKVWKRDLNEVPNLTITVSHYLFLITQVGMKKAVRAVLSDDNPLMQMTIDKMDSK; this comes from the coding sequence ATGATGAAATTAAATCGCACAAATGCAAAGGAGACTGAAAGTTACCCTACAAAAATACTTCAGTTTGGAGAAGGAAACTTTTTACGTGCTTTTACCGATTGGATCGTAAATGTAATGAACAAAGAAATAGGATTCAATGCCGGTATTGATGTGGTTCAGCCGTTACCAAACGGTATGGTTGATATGTTGAATGATCAGGATGGACTTTACCATGTTTATTTAAAAGGGATTAAAGAAGGAAAACCAATTACTGAGTTTTCGCTCATCGATTGTATCAATAAAGGAATTAATCCGTACAGCGAATACGAATCGTACAAAGAATCAATTCTGAATCCCGATTTGCGATTTGTAATTTCGAACACAACTGAAGCCGGAATTAGCTGGGACGAGAGCGACACACTCGATATGGAGCCTCAAAACTCATTCCCGGGAAAAGTGGCTGCCTTGTTGTACAATCGTTACAAAGCTTTCGATGGCGATATGTCGAAAGGTTTAATCTTTTTTGCCTGCGAATTAATTGACCGTAACGGTGATATTCTTAAAAAATACGTGCTTCAACACGCCGAAAACTGGAAACTTGAAAACGAATTTATTACCTGGGTGAACGAAGCATGTGCGTTTTGCAGCACATTGGTTGACCGCATTGTTCCGGGTTTCCCTCGCGACGAAATCAAAGAAATTCAGCAGGAATTGGGTTACGAAGACAACCTTGTTGTTGTTGGCGAATACTTTCACCTTTGGGTAATTGAAGCTCCTAAATGGGTGAAAGAAGAATTTCCTGCAGAAAAAGCTGGTTTGGAAGTAAAGTTTGTAAAAGACATGAAACGTTTTCGTGAACAAAAAGTAGCAGTACTAAACGGAACGCACACCGGAAGTTACGCTGTTTCGTTCCTGTACGGAATTGATAACGTTCGCGAAGCGTATGAAAGTGTTGAGGTAGGTAGTTTTATGAAGGGAATGGTGTACGAAGAGGTGCTTCCTACCCTTGAAGGCAGCGAAAAGGAACTTACATCATTTGCCAACAAAATTCTGGAACGCTTTTCAAATCCATTTATACGTCACTTGTGGCAAAGTATTGCACTTAATGCAATGAGTAAATGGGAAACCCGTGATTTGCCATCGTTGCTTAATTTTATCGAAAAGCACGGAATGTTACCACAAAAACTTGTATTCTCGATGGCGGCCATGATTGCATATTTCAGAGGAGAATCTGACGGTGTAAAATACAGTGTTCAGGACGACCAGTGGATCAAAGATTTTTACAAAGAAGCCTGGGCTGAATGCGACGGTCGTCCGATTTCGATTTATAATTTGTGCGAAAAAGTACTTGGACTGGAAAAAGTTTGGAAACGCGATTTGAACGAAGTGCCAAACCTTACCATTACCGTTAGTCATTACTTATTCTTAATTACTCAAGTGGGTATGAAAAAGGCTGTGAGAGCGGTACTTAGCGACGACAATCCATTAATGCAGATGACCATTGATAAAATGGACAGCAAATAA